Proteins co-encoded in one Corynebacterium lujinxingii genomic window:
- a CDS encoding Na(+)/H(+) antiporter subunit C — translation MEANLFLLIGSGVLIACGVYLMLDKVMTRMILGVLLIGNGANLLLLQAGGQAGSPPILGRDSKAAADTADPLAQAMILTAIVISMAMVGFMLALAYRQYRYRTDDVVERDEEDRAIAVRPTTPTGDRDEEEAAGKASTSASFEEPVKGADSEK, via the coding sequence ATGGAAGCGAACCTGTTCCTGCTCATCGGCTCGGGCGTGCTCATCGCGTGCGGCGTGTACCTCATGCTGGACAAGGTGATGACGCGCATGATTTTGGGCGTGCTGCTCATCGGCAACGGCGCAAACCTGCTTCTGCTGCAAGCCGGCGGCCAAGCAGGCTCCCCGCCGATCCTCGGCCGCGACTCCAAAGCCGCTGCCGACACCGCCGATCCGCTTGCGCAGGCGATGATCCTGACCGCGATTGTGATTTCGATGGCGATGGTGGGCTTCATGCTCGCGCTCGCCTACCGCCAGTACCGCTACCGCACCGACGACGTGGTCGAGCGCGACGAAGAAGACCGCGCCATTGCGGTGCGCCCGACCACCCCGACGGGCGACCGCGACGAAGAGGAAGCGGCCGGCAAGGCGTCCACCTCCGCCTCGTTCGAGGAACCGGTAAAGGGGGCCGACAGTGAGAAGTAG
- a CDS encoding Na+/H+ antiporter subunit D has product MRSSLIELAEWALPAMPYLTIMPILLPVVAAAFILVFRGVNLQRTIALGTLALLTAISALMIVIADTHGIQTVQMGGWEAPIGITLVADRLSSIMLFVSSIVLFAVMWYGISQGLRDGDEDDPVAVFLPIYMLLTMGVNLSFLAGDLFNLYVGFEVFLVASYVLLTLGASPQRVRAGIGYVMVSMASSMVFLFALALIYASTGTVNMAQAGIRMEELPLGTRSAIFATILIAFGIKAAIFPLDAWLPDSYPTAASIVTAVFAGLLTKVGVYAIIRVRSTVFTAGALDSMLMWVALLTMIVGVMGAIAQNDIKRLMSFTLVSHIGYMIFGVALGSVAGLSGAIFYAVHHILVQTSLFLVVGLVERQAGSAQLRRLGSLLYTAPVIGVLYLIPALNLGGIPPLSGFLGKVMLIQAGAVDGSWLAWVLIGGAVVTSLLTLYAMMTVWSKGFLRDRADAPEGDVVLARPSNLAERGETVAAGDRDDVGRIPVGMFLSTALLVIASTSITFLAGPISNITDRAAQSAKDVSIYRSAVLIDDPANATRNPAGFTEPDESDGGHDSLTNRDSVRPTAPVETGVTTERVPAPVDAESNEVDE; this is encoded by the coding sequence GTGAGAAGTAGCCTCATCGAACTCGCCGAATGGGCGCTGCCGGCCATGCCGTACCTGACGATCATGCCGATCCTGCTGCCCGTGGTCGCCGCGGCGTTCATCCTGGTGTTCCGGGGCGTGAACCTGCAGCGCACCATCGCGCTGGGCACACTCGCGCTGTTGACGGCAATCTCCGCGTTGATGATCGTCATCGCCGACACCCACGGCATCCAAACCGTGCAGATGGGCGGCTGGGAAGCCCCGATCGGCATCACCCTGGTGGCCGACAGGTTGTCGTCGATCATGTTGTTCGTCTCCTCCATCGTCCTGTTCGCCGTGATGTGGTACGGCATCTCGCAGGGGCTTCGCGACGGCGACGAGGACGACCCCGTCGCCGTATTCCTGCCCATCTATATGCTGCTGACCATGGGCGTGAACCTGTCGTTTCTCGCGGGCGACCTGTTCAACCTGTACGTCGGCTTCGAGGTCTTCCTCGTCGCCTCGTACGTGCTGCTCACCCTGGGCGCGTCCCCGCAGCGCGTGCGCGCCGGCATCGGCTACGTCATGGTGTCCATGGCCTCGTCGATGGTGTTCCTGTTCGCGCTGGCGCTGATCTACGCGTCCACCGGCACGGTGAACATGGCGCAAGCGGGAATCCGCATGGAGGAACTCCCGCTGGGCACCCGCTCGGCGATCTTTGCGACGATCCTCATCGCCTTCGGCATCAAAGCCGCCATATTCCCCCTCGACGCGTGGCTGCCGGACTCCTACCCCACCGCTGCGTCCATCGTGACCGCAGTGTTCGCGGGCCTGTTGACCAAGGTGGGCGTGTACGCGATCATCCGCGTGCGCTCCACCGTGTTCACCGCCGGCGCGCTCGACTCCATGCTCATGTGGGTGGCACTGTTGACCATGATCGTCGGCGTGATGGGCGCGATCGCGCAAAACGACATCAAACGACTCATGTCGTTCACCCTGGTCAGCCACATCGGCTACATGATCTTCGGTGTCGCCCTCGGCTCGGTTGCAGGCTTGTCCGGCGCGATCTTCTACGCGGTGCACCACATTTTGGTGCAGACCTCCCTGTTCCTCGTCGTCGGCCTAGTCGAGCGCCAAGCGGGCTCCGCGCAGCTGCGACGCCTGGGTTCGCTGCTCTACACCGCGCCGGTCATCGGCGTGCTCTATCTCATCCCCGCGCTCAACCTGGGCGGCATCCCGCCGCTGTCCGGCTTCCTGGGCAAGGTCATGCTCATCCAGGCCGGCGCCGTCGACGGCTCGTGGCTGGCGTGGGTCCTCATCGGCGGCGCCGTGGTCACCTCGCTGCTCACGCTCTACGCCATGATGACCGTCTGGTCCAAGGGCTTTCTGCGCGACCGTGCCGACGCCCCCGAAGGCGACGTCGTCCTCGCCCGCCCCTCCAACCTCGCCGAGCGCGGCGAAACCGTGGCCGCCGGCGACCGCGACGACGTCGGCCGCATCCCCGTCGGCATGTTCCTGTCCACCGCGCTGCTGGTCATCGCGTCCACGTCGATCACGTTCCTCGCCGGTCCGATCTCCAACATCACCGACCGCGCCGCCCAATCCGCCAAGGACGTGTCCATCTACCGCAGCGCAGTGCTTATCGACGACCCCGCCAACGCCACACGCAACCCCGCTGGCTTCACCGAACCCGACGAATCCGACGGCGGCCACGACTCGCTGACCAACCGCGATTCCGTACGCCCCACCGCCCCCGTGGAAACCGGTGTGACCACCGAGCGCGTGCCCGCCCCCGTCGACGCCGAATCGAACGAGGTGGATGAGTAA
- a CDS encoding monovalent cation/H(+) antiporter subunit G has translation MIADIISLIFILPGAFMVFSAAVGAARFNSTLARVHAITKPQTTGLVLLMTGTIIRVTTAERFGVHEKGDIGMMVLLVIFALMTNPVTGQRLGRIARREGLYGGEEQLTRNDRPASYHPRRINPNKPTEVERPT, from the coding sequence ATGATCGCCGACATCATCTCACTGATCTTCATCCTGCCCGGCGCGTTCATGGTGTTCTCCGCCGCCGTTGGCGCCGCCCGCTTCAACTCCACACTCGCGCGCGTGCACGCCATCACCAAACCCCAGACCACCGGGTTGGTGCTGCTCATGACCGGCACGATCATCCGCGTCACCACCGCCGAGCGCTTCGGTGTGCACGAAAAAGGCGACATCGGCATGATGGTGCTGCTCGTCATCTTCGCCCTGATGACCAACCCGGTCACCGGCCAGCGCCTCGGCCGCATCGCGCGACGCGAGGGCCTCTACGGCGGCGAGGAGCAACTCACCCGCAACGACCGGCCCGCGAGCTACCACCCGCGCCGCATCAACCCCAACAAGCCCACCGAGGTGGAACGCCCGACCTAG
- a CDS encoding Na+/H+ antiporter subunit E, with protein sequence MQPIRGFRHRFRPAFVAWLTFMWVLLMGEVSWGNVVAGFLLAMLIVLALPLPKVPRSSNKVHWPRLIGFVLEWLWDLILASAKVAWLSLRPAPQPKNAILRVPMRVSNEMVFYLATSAYNLQPGGTITDIDLANREWTIHVLDADTEADIEREIANVQKLERQMIGIFESRSK encoded by the coding sequence ATGCAACCGATCCGTGGCTTCCGCCACCGCTTCCGCCCCGCCTTCGTCGCCTGGCTCACCTTCATGTGGGTACTGCTCATGGGCGAAGTGTCCTGGGGCAACGTCGTCGCCGGCTTCCTGCTGGCCATGCTCATCGTGCTCGCCCTGCCGCTGCCGAAGGTGCCGCGCTCCAGCAACAAAGTCCACTGGCCGCGCCTTATCGGCTTCGTCCTCGAGTGGCTCTGGGACCTCATCCTCGCCTCCGCCAAGGTCGCGTGGCTGTCGCTGCGCCCGGCGCCGCAGCCGAAGAACGCGATCCTGCGCGTGCCTATGCGTGTGAGCAACGAGATGGTGTTCTACCTGGCCACCAGCGCCTACAACCTGCAGCCCGGCGGCACCATCACCGACATCGACCTGGCCAACCGCGAATGGACCATCCACGTCCTCGATGCCGACACCGAAGCCGACATCGAACGCGAGATTGCTAACGTGCAGAAACTGGAGCGCCAAATGATCGGCATCTTCGAAAGCAGGAGCAAATGA
- the ppk2 gene encoding polyphosphate kinase 2 — MADHKDDELPMIDLAETEGWVVDDTDEDDPVLLMPDGTAIQTWRENYPYDERLSRDDYEKEKRALQIELLKWQNWTKDTGQRHIILFEGRDAAGKGGTIKRFNEHLNPRGARTVALEKPSPRESTSWYFQRYIEHFPAGGEIVFFDRSWYNRSGVERVMGFCTESQHAEFLREVPMLENMILGSGISLTKFWFSVTQKEQRTRFAIRQVDPVRQWKLSPMDLASLDKWEDYTRAKEEQFRYTDTDESPWITIKSNDKKRARLNAMRYILSKFEYTNKDHELVGEPDPLIVKRGRDQIGD, encoded by the coding sequence ATGGCTGACCACAAGGATGACGAACTGCCGATGATCGACCTGGCCGAAACCGAGGGCTGGGTTGTTGACGACACTGACGAGGACGATCCGGTGCTGCTCATGCCGGATGGCACCGCGATCCAGACGTGGCGCGAGAACTACCCGTATGACGAGCGGCTGTCCCGCGACGATTACGAGAAGGAAAAGCGCGCCCTCCAGATCGAGCTGCTGAAGTGGCAGAACTGGACGAAGGACACCGGTCAGCGCCACATCATCCTCTTCGAGGGCCGCGACGCTGCCGGTAAGGGCGGCACGATCAAGCGCTTCAACGAGCACCTCAACCCGCGTGGTGCGCGCACCGTGGCGTTGGAGAAGCCGTCGCCACGCGAGAGCACCTCGTGGTACTTCCAGCGCTACATCGAGCACTTCCCGGCTGGGGGCGAGATCGTGTTCTTCGACCGTTCCTGGTACAACCGCTCCGGCGTCGAGCGCGTCATGGGCTTCTGCACCGAGTCCCAGCACGCCGAGTTCCTCCGCGAGGTTCCGATGCTGGAGAACATGATCCTCGGCTCCGGCATTTCGCTGACCAAGTTCTGGTTCTCCGTGACGCAGAAGGAGCAGCGCACCCGCTTCGCCATCCGCCAGGTCGACCCGGTGCGTCAGTGGAAGCTCTCGCCTATGGACCTCGCGTCCCTGGACAAGTGGGAGGATTACACCCGCGCCAAGGAGGAGCAGTTCCGCTACACGGACACCGACGAGTCGCCGTGGATCACCATTAAGTCCAACGACAAGAAGCGCGCTCGCCTCAACGCGATGCGCTACATCTTGTCCAAGTTCGAGTACACGAACAAGGATCATGAGTTGGTTGGCGAGCCGGACCCGCTGATTGTGAAGCGCGGTCGCGACCAGATCGGCGACTAA
- a CDS encoding Na+/H+ antiporter subunit A, translated as MLTLLLALMAASTIAPVLLRTIGRSAFAILALVPLAGFIWVVKLFVDGVFSDGGEVLSTFVWMPSTNLNLEFRLDALAGLFSLIILGVGALVLLYCWGYFDSNPRRLAKFGYELSAFATAMYGLVISDNFLLMYVFWELTSILSYMLVSYYGERATSRRAAMQALMVTTMGGLAMLVGINLLGFKAGIWRMSEVPQIADIENTPAISAAIVLMMLGALTKSAQAPWHFWLPGAMAAPTPVSAYLHSAAMVKAGIYLVARLAPDLSAVNTWHLVVLSTGGFTMLLGGWMALKQRDLKLVLAYGTVSQLGFIITVIGVGSREAAMAGLAITFAHSMFKAALFMIVGAIDHTTGTRDIHELSGLGKKQPWLTSLAVISAASMAGIPPLFGFVAKEAALDAILHEELLTGMPGRITLVVLVVGSILTMAYSLYFLFGAFASKREHNREPSEAVLGMHRVGPKLWLSPAVLTAGTVAFGIVPAVLSRPINEYLNVRFPDVDGSQLALWHGFNIPLALSGVIITAGAIMFWQRDLVEKAQFDRPALGSANELWDNILHTLHRWSLKLTASTQRGSLAINLAVIFFVLMVVPLAALILGSSNNIRMIVWDNVWQGLIVIIMAGMAFFATLQRNRLSGVVMVGLTGYCLAMIFVLHGAPDLALTQALVETIVMVVFMLVLRKMPTEVEPRNDDNRVRAWLSIGTGVSVVTVAMTAMSARVAEPISKTMPELAYEIGHGRNTVNVLLVDLRAADTFGEITVLVIAATGVASLIFGTGRFDPSSRRPTLQTTKARWLASGVNDETAQNRSLMVEVVTRLLFPSMMLLSAYFFFSGHNAPGGGFAGGLVAALALTLRYLAGGRKEIEATLPVHPGKVLGVGILLSASAAIVPMFFGYAPLTTDYATFTLPLIGEFDVPSALIFDAGVYVIVVGLIMHVLASMGAHLDREEDTRKQRARDRAVELQEKNRRRRRWQERERKLRFSERAAVANSGSSISKGTED; from the coding sequence GTGCTCACGCTACTTCTCGCGCTCATGGCCGCCAGCACCATCGCCCCGGTGCTGCTGCGGACCATCGGGCGCTCCGCATTCGCGATACTGGCACTCGTGCCGCTCGCCGGCTTTATCTGGGTGGTCAAACTCTTCGTCGACGGCGTGTTCAGCGACGGTGGCGAAGTGCTCTCGACATTCGTCTGGATGCCGTCGACCAACCTCAACTTAGAATTCCGCCTCGACGCGCTCGCCGGCTTATTCAGTCTGATCATTCTGGGTGTCGGGGCGCTTGTGCTGTTGTACTGCTGGGGCTATTTCGACTCCAACCCGCGCAGGCTGGCCAAGTTCGGGTATGAGCTGAGCGCGTTTGCCACGGCCATGTACGGCCTGGTCATCTCCGACAACTTCCTGCTCATGTACGTGTTCTGGGAGTTGACCTCGATCCTGTCGTACATGCTGGTCTCCTACTACGGGGAGCGGGCAACGTCGAGACGCGCCGCGATGCAGGCGCTCATGGTCACCACCATGGGCGGGCTCGCGATGCTGGTGGGTATCAACCTCCTCGGCTTCAAGGCAGGCATCTGGCGGATGTCGGAGGTCCCGCAGATCGCCGACATCGAAAACACCCCGGCCATCTCCGCCGCGATCGTGCTCATGATGCTCGGCGCGCTGACCAAGTCGGCCCAGGCGCCGTGGCACTTCTGGCTGCCCGGCGCGATGGCGGCGCCGACGCCGGTGTCGGCCTACCTGCACTCGGCAGCCATGGTCAAGGCGGGCATCTACCTGGTCGCCCGCCTCGCGCCCGACCTGTCGGCGGTGAACACCTGGCACCTGGTTGTGCTGTCCACCGGCGGGTTCACCATGCTGCTCGGCGGCTGGATGGCGCTCAAGCAGCGTGACCTGAAACTGGTGCTGGCCTACGGCACGGTCAGCCAGCTGGGCTTCATCATCACCGTCATCGGCGTGGGCTCCCGCGAGGCGGCGATGGCGGGTCTTGCGATCACGTTCGCGCACTCGATGTTCAAGGCGGCGCTGTTCATGATCGTCGGCGCCATCGACCACACCACCGGTACCCGCGACATCCACGAACTGTCCGGCCTGGGCAAAAAGCAGCCGTGGCTGACCTCGCTCGCGGTGATCTCGGCGGCGTCGATGGCGGGTATTCCCCCGCTGTTCGGGTTCGTCGCTAAGGAAGCTGCCCTGGATGCGATCCTGCACGAGGAACTGCTCACCGGCATGCCCGGCAGGATCACGCTGGTGGTGCTGGTGGTCGGCTCGATTCTGACGATGGCGTACTCGCTGTACTTCCTGTTCGGCGCGTTCGCGTCCAAGCGCGAGCACAACCGCGAACCGTCCGAGGCCGTGTTGGGCATGCACCGCGTGGGCCCGAAACTGTGGCTCTCCCCTGCCGTACTCACCGCAGGGACCGTCGCTTTCGGCATTGTGCCGGCGGTGCTGTCGCGGCCGATCAACGAGTACCTCAACGTGCGCTTCCCGGACGTCGACGGCTCGCAGTTGGCGCTGTGGCACGGCTTCAACATCCCGCTGGCGCTGTCCGGTGTGATCATTACCGCCGGCGCGATCATGTTCTGGCAGCGCGACCTGGTCGAAAAGGCGCAGTTCGATCGCCCTGCACTCGGCAGTGCGAACGAACTGTGGGACAACATCCTGCACACGCTGCACCGCTGGTCGCTCAAACTCACCGCGTCCACGCAGCGCGGCTCGCTGGCGATCAACCTGGCGGTCATCTTCTTCGTCCTCATGGTCGTCCCGCTCGCCGCGCTCATCCTGGGCTCGTCGAACAACATCCGCATGATCGTGTGGGACAATGTTTGGCAGGGCCTGATCGTGATCATCATGGCGGGTATGGCGTTCTTCGCCACCTTGCAGCGCAACCGCCTCTCCGGCGTGGTCATGGTGGGGCTGACCGGCTACTGCCTGGCCATGATCTTCGTGTTGCACGGCGCACCGGATCTCGCGCTCACACAGGCGCTCGTGGAGACGATCGTCATGGTCGTGTTCATGCTCGTGCTGCGCAAGATGCCCACCGAAGTCGAGCCGCGTAACGACGACAACCGCGTGCGCGCCTGGCTCTCCATCGGCACCGGCGTATCTGTGGTCACCGTCGCCATGACGGCGATGTCCGCGCGCGTGGCAGAACCGATCTCCAAGACAATGCCGGAACTGGCCTACGAGATCGGCCACGGCCGCAACACCGTCAACGTGCTGCTGGTCGACCTGCGCGCGGCCGATACCTTTGGCGAGATCACCGTGCTGGTTATCGCCGCCACAGGCGTGGCCAGCCTCATCTTCGGCACCGGCCGGTTCGACCCGTCGTCGCGACGCCCAACGCTACAAACCACCAAGGCACGCTGGCTCGCCTCCGGCGTGAACGACGAAACGGCCCAGAACCGCTCACTCATGGTCGAGGTGGTCACCCGCCTGCTGTTCCCGTCGATGATGCTGCTGTCCGCCTACTTCTTCTTCTCCGGCCACAACGCGCCAGGCGGCGGATTCGCCGGCGGGCTCGTCGCTGCACTTGCGCTGACGCTGCGCTACCTCGCCGGCGGTCGCAAGGAGATCGAGGCGACGTTGCCGGTGCACCCGGGCAAGGTGCTCGGCGTGGGCATCTTGCTGTCGGCCTCGGCCGCGATTGTGCCCATGTTCTTCGGCTACGCGCCACTGACCACGGACTACGCCACGTTCACGCTGCCGCTGATCGGCGAGTTCGACGTGCCGTCCGCGCTGATCTTCGACGCCGGCGTGTACGTCATCGTCGTCGGCCTGATCATGCACGTGCTCGCCTCCATGGGCGCCCACCTCGACCGCGAGGAGGACACCCGAAAGCAGCGCGCCCGCGACCGCGCCGTGGAACTGCAAGAAAAGAACCGTCGCCGCCGGCGCTGGCAGGAGCGCGAGCGCAAACTGCGCTTCAGCGAGAGGGCGGCGGTGGCGAACAGTGGGTCGTCGATAAGCAAAGGCACGGAGGACTAA
- a CDS encoding dipeptidase has product MTDNAPNATYTPQRDRIFADMKKLVSFNSVHSTPELADQHEAACAWTVEALENLGLEVTRYPTVDDADTIVATKPANNGAPTVLLYSHYDVVPANDPEAWTNDPFDLTERDGRWYGRGAADCKGNLAMHLEALRLVEENGGTDLGLKVVVEGSEELGGDDGLGKLIEEKPEVFDADAILIADTGNVAVGVPTLTTSLRGGAQVVVKVETLKGAVHSGSYGGAAPDAAHALMTIATSLFDEHGRTTIDGVDTTTKWEGDAYDREMFRSDATVLDGVQLLGTVDDDPADLVWARPAVTMIGFTSTPVAEAMNAVNPRAEAQFNLRVPAGQNSEEVAQKMVEHIKSHTPWGAKVDVEVSGVNQPFSTDVTAEAIDQLGQCLKEAYGAEDLAIVGTGGSIPLTTTLQEQFPNAQIALYGVEEPLCGIHGVDESVDPTEIEHVAIAEAMFLQRYGK; this is encoded by the coding sequence ATGACTGACAACGCACCGAACGCAACCTACACACCGCAGCGCGACCGCATCTTCGCCGACATGAAGAAGTTGGTCTCCTTTAACTCTGTGCACTCCACCCCGGAGTTGGCTGACCAGCACGAAGCGGCCTGCGCTTGGACCGTCGAGGCGCTGGAAAACCTCGGCCTGGAGGTCACGCGCTATCCGACGGTGGATGACGCGGATACGATCGTCGCCACGAAGCCCGCGAACAACGGCGCCCCGACGGTGCTGCTCTACTCCCACTACGACGTCGTCCCGGCGAATGACCCGGAAGCGTGGACAAACGACCCGTTCGACCTCACTGAGCGCGACGGCCGCTGGTACGGGCGTGGCGCCGCCGACTGCAAGGGCAACCTCGCGATGCACCTGGAAGCGTTGCGCCTCGTCGAAGAAAACGGCGGCACCGACCTCGGCCTCAAGGTGGTCGTGGAGGGCTCCGAGGAGCTCGGCGGCGACGACGGCCTGGGCAAACTCATCGAGGAAAAGCCGGAGGTCTTCGACGCGGACGCCATCCTCATCGCGGATACGGGCAATGTGGCGGTTGGCGTGCCGACGCTGACGACGTCGCTACGCGGTGGCGCGCAGGTCGTCGTCAAGGTGGAAACGCTTAAGGGCGCGGTGCACTCCGGTTCCTACGGCGGCGCCGCACCCGATGCAGCCCACGCACTGATGACTATCGCAACCTCGCTTTTCGACGAGCACGGCCGCACCACCATCGACGGCGTCGACACCACCACGAAGTGGGAGGGCGACGCGTACGACCGCGAGATGTTCCGCTCGGATGCGACCGTGCTCGACGGCGTGCAGCTGCTCGGCACAGTCGACGACGACCCGGCCGACCTGGTCTGGGCGCGCCCGGCGGTGACCATGATCGGCTTCACCTCTACCCCGGTCGCCGAGGCGATGAACGCGGTGAACCCGCGCGCGGAGGCGCAGTTCAACCTGCGCGTGCCGGCCGGCCAGAACTCGGAGGAGGTCGCGCAGAAGATGGTCGAACACATCAAATCCCACACCCCGTGGGGCGCGAAGGTGGACGTTGAGGTCAGTGGCGTGAACCAGCCGTTTTCCACCGACGTCACCGCCGAGGCTATCGACCAACTCGGCCAGTGCTTGAAGGAGGCGTACGGGGCGGAGGACCTGGCGATCGTCGGCACGGGCGGCTCGATCCCACTGACCACCACACTGCAGGAGCAGTTCCCCAACGCCCAGATCGCGCTGTACGGCGTGGAGGAGCCGCTGTGCGGAATCCACGGCGTGGACGAATCCGTGGACCCGACGGAAATTGAACACGTGGCCATCGCCGAGGCCATGTTCCTGCAGCGCTACGGTAAGTAA
- a CDS encoding monovalent cation/H+ antiporter complex subunit F, with protein sequence MSDTIYNIFLAIAAVFLFAGFFVFAWRVIVGPDSMDRVLANDGITASLQCALALYICWTLDTTVVNVMMVIAMLGFIASLSVARFRKRDGSL encoded by the coding sequence ATGAGCGACACGATCTACAACATCTTCCTCGCCATAGCCGCCGTCTTCCTCTTCGCCGGCTTCTTCGTCTTCGCCTGGCGCGTCATCGTCGGCCCTGACTCCATGGACCGGGTGCTGGCCAACGACGGCATCACCGCCTCCCTGCAGTGCGCGCTCGCGCTCTACATCTGCTGGACGCTCGACACCACTGTGGTCAACGTCATGATGGTCATCGCCATGCTCGGCTTCATCGCGTCCCTGTCCGTCGCCCGCTTCCGCAAGAGGGATGGTTCCCTATGA
- the groL gene encoding chaperonin GroEL (60 kDa chaperone family; promotes refolding of misfolded polypeptides especially under stressful conditions; forms two stacked rings of heptamers to form a barrel-shaped 14mer; ends can be capped by GroES; misfolded proteins enter the barrel where they are refolded when GroES binds), with translation MAKMIAFDEEARRGLENGLNTLADAVKVTLGPKGRNVVLEKSWGAPTITNDGVSIAREIDLEDPYEKIGAELVKEVAKKTDDVAGDGTTTATVLAQALVREGLRNVAAGSNPMGIKRGIQAATDKVTKYLLDGAKEVETQEEIASTAGISASDPEIGKKIAEAMYAVGNGAVNKESVITVEESNTFGVDLEVTEGMRFDKGFISAYFATDMERGEAVLEDPYILLVSGKISNVKELVPVLEQVMQSGKPLLIIAEDVEGEALSTLVVNKIRGTFKSVAVKAPGFGDRRKAMLQDLAILTGGQVISEEVGLSLETAGIELLGQARKVVVTKDETTIVQGAGQQDQIDGRVKQIRAEIDNSDSDYDREKLQERLAKLAGGVAVIKVGAATEVELKERKLRIEDAVRNAKAAVEEGIVAGGGVALLQAANELEGDLGLEGDEATGVKIVREALSAPLKQIALNAGLEPGVVADKVANLPDGEGLNAATGEYVDMLAQGIADPAKVTRSALQNAASIAALFLTTEAVVADKPEPAGAAGAGMDPEAMGMM, from the coding sequence ATGGCAAAGATGATTGCATTTGACGAGGAAGCACGCCGCGGCCTCGAAAACGGCCTGAACACTCTGGCTGACGCCGTGAAGGTCACGCTGGGCCCGAAGGGCCGCAACGTGGTGCTGGAGAAGTCCTGGGGCGCCCCGACCATCACCAACGACGGCGTGAGCATCGCTCGCGAGATCGATCTCGAGGATCCGTACGAGAAGATCGGCGCTGAGCTGGTCAAGGAAGTCGCCAAGAAGACTGACGACGTCGCCGGCGACGGCACCACCACCGCTACCGTGCTTGCCCAGGCGCTCGTGCGCGAGGGCCTGCGCAACGTGGCCGCAGGTTCTAACCCGATGGGCATTAAGCGCGGCATCCAGGCGGCCACCGACAAGGTGACCAAGTACCTGCTCGACGGCGCGAAGGAGGTCGAGACCCAGGAGGAGATCGCTTCCACCGCTGGTATTTCGGCGTCTGACCCGGAGATCGGCAAGAAGATCGCCGAGGCGATGTACGCCGTGGGCAACGGTGCCGTGAACAAGGAGTCCGTGATTACGGTCGAGGAGTCCAACACCTTCGGAGTGGACCTCGAGGTCACCGAGGGTATGCGCTTTGACAAGGGCTTCATCTCCGCATACTTCGCCACCGACATGGAGCGTGGCGAGGCTGTGCTCGAGGACCCGTACATCCTGCTGGTCTCGGGCAAGATCTCCAACGTCAAGGAGCTCGTGCCGGTGCTGGAGCAGGTCATGCAGTCCGGTAAGCCGCTGCTCATCATCGCCGAGGACGTCGAGGGCGAGGCCCTGTCCACCCTCGTGGTGAACAAGATCCGCGGCACCTTCAAGTCGGTTGCGGTGAAGGCTCCGGGCTTCGGTGATCGTCGTAAAGCAATGCTCCAGGACCTCGCGATCCTCACCGGCGGCCAGGTCATCTCGGAAGAGGTCGGCCTGTCGCTGGAGACCGCGGGCATCGAGCTGCTTGGCCAGGCGCGCAAGGTTGTCGTGACCAAGGACGAGACCACCATCGTCCAGGGCGCGGGCCAGCAGGATCAGATCGACGGCCGCGTGAAGCAGATCCGCGCTGAGATCGACAACTCCGACTCCGACTACGACCGCGAGAAGCTGCAGGAGCGCCTGGCCAAGCTGGCCGGCGGTGTTGCGGTGATCAAGGTCGGCGCCGCCACCGAGGTGGAGCTCAAGGAGCGCAAGCTGCGCATCGAGGATGCTGTGCGCAACGCGAAGGCAGCTGTGGAGGAGGGCATCGTCGCCGGCGGTGGCGTGGCACTCCTGCAGGCCGCTAATGAGCTCGAGGGCGACCTCGGCCTGGAAGGCGACGAGGCAACCGGCGTGAAGATCGTCCGCGAGGCGCTGTCCGCCCCGCTAAAGCAGATCGCTCTGAACGCTGGCCTGGAGCCGGGCGTGGTGGCCGACAAGGTTGCCAACCTCCCGGACGGCGAGGGCCTCAACGCAGCGACCGGCGAGTACGTGGACATGCTCGCGCAGGGCATCGCCGACCCGGCGAAGGTGACCCGTTCCGCGCTGCAGAACGCCGCGTCCATCGCCGCGCTGTTCCTCACCACCGAGGCTGTCGTGGCTGATAAGCCGGAGCCGGCTGGCGCCGCAGGTGCCGGCATGGATCCGGAGGCCATGGGCATGATGTAA